ACTTAACTTTGCCCTGACCATATGTCTTGACCTGGAAAACTCAAGTTTTTCCTGTTGTAGGTCCCAGACTTTTCCCCTTATTAAGACACAGATGTTCAGGAAAAACTACAGTCCCTGTTTGTGATAGATGAGTAATTAAGTAAGTCTTGTCCGAGCCAGAACGGCTCATAGGGCAGGAGCCTATCTCCTGTacatcccctggacaggacactagtgaaCTGACTCACCACAGCGGACAGACTGGGGATGAGTTTGATAGAGTTCTGGACCTCCTCCTCAGTGACCTCCACCACGGTGCAGTGTTCCTCCTCCAGGGGTAGAAGGTCAGTGCCATCCTCCGTCACCCACGGGTGCTCCTGGTAACACACAGGACAGGGAGGACAATAGTCACACAACACATGAGACAGCTCTACTGGGACAACTctactactgtaacatttcataATTTGAAATGTCAAAGATGGTTTCATGGactgttttttttaaagcaccATTGAAGGTCTAGCTCTGCCCGCTTTCACCTTGATTTCAGGAATGGTGATCCTTGTATAAGGATTTTTATCCAGCATCCTTACAATAAGATCCTTCAACTCCTTGCAAACATCCGGCCTGTGGTACCAAAGAGTGACTGAGATGAATACCCACCAaaccatctacagtacagtaactagagTAGTAGTGAATGGCTAAGAACAATAAAACAATACGATTACTATGTTTTTATCACATGCTATTACATGCCATATTGTGAAGTTCTACCCATATTTCAGAGAGGTGCATGTAGTGCAGACTAAATATTTGGACATTGCTTTTACATGGTAAATAGTGTCCCTTAGTGGAACTCACATGTCTGGGAACTCCACAGGCCTGTTCCTGATCTTATTGTGCAGGCCAATGATGTATTCATCGATGAAAGGGCACTGAGATAGGAAGATAGTgaagaaaaaaacattaaaaTGCTGCTATAAAGAGACAGGCTACATGCATACACATGCTGTCTGTTTCCCACATAAAGCATTCAATTGATTTATTTTAAAAGCATTATTATGTGACATGCATCGGTTGATCGAACAATATTTGTAGTCGTCAGCATAATGGACACAGTAAATCAGATGAGAAACCAGCAGGCCAAAACAATCCATGGCAGAATAGCGTACATTATGATAATAACAGAACCTACCTTCCCATAGACAAAGCAGTACAGGGTGATTCCCATGGCCCACACATCCAAGGCCTAACAAACATGAACATTGACCATTACTTTACAAAGAGAGCTTGCTGTATATTTTATAGTACAGTAAAATGTTGACCTTTGATACCAAGTACTTTTCTAATTATTTTTGATACCAGTCAATACAATACATTTTCATGGGGTAAATGCTATTTCTACAATATAATCAAATATTAATAATCTAATTAGATAAATTAGCGATTAGTGTCTAACCTTGCCAGTAAAGCTCTGTTCATGGTCAGTCATCATCTCAGGGGCCATGAAGGCTGGAGTCCCTGCTGAGCTGGACAGGAGAGCATCACTCCCCTCAAACTGGTTACTGACACCAAAGTCTGCAATCTTCACATGCCCATTGTCTCCCAGCAACAGGTTGGAAGGCTTGATGTCTCTGTGGATGATCTTCTGGTAGTGCACTGGGAGGGAGGGGTACCAGGGGAAAATGACAGGAGACACTACTTTAGCTCTTTTTTAAATCAACTTTTATACATCTATGAACAGCATTGACTGAGTAATTTAGGTCTTGATATTCAGCTTTCAAAGCACCAATTGATCCTGTCTTTTCAGAACATATCTGACGAGTGACTTTTAAACCAATGTTTTGCTAAAGCGTGAGCAGGGTTAGCAGTGTGCTGCAGGCCTCTGAGCAGAAGGCTTGTAGGTcctacgtcccaaatggtactttatcccctatttagtgcactacttttgaccatgtccAATAGAGATCAagggtcaaaattagtgcactatatagggaatagggtgccatttgagactaaATCCAGGTGAAGGACTCACAGTATTCAATCCCCAGGATGATGTCTCTGAAGTAGAAGCGGGCTTGTCCCTCTGTGAAAGGAGTGTCTGAGGGCACCTCCATCACTGGGCTAGAGCCAAGGAAAAGCAACAGAGACAGGCAAAGGTAATCAAGCATCACCATCATAATATTCcaaacagtggtcttcctaccaCTAAAAATGCCTGAACCTTGTCATTGTTATATTATGTCCCTTAACAATGGATACCTTATATTCACAAAATTCAGTAACTGGATGAGTTATATATAAATAACTAAATTCATCCTTTCAGTgttaaatataataataacataagccatttagcagatgcttttatccaaaatgaattacagtcatgcatgcaaacccactaccctggtgttacaggtgccatgctctaccagctgagctacaaaggaccagTGTTATAATGtaatgaaatacagtatatttcagAAAGCAGTAAAACTTACCCTTTTGGCATTAACTCAAAGGCTAGAAAATAACCAAACAGGGAATTAAAGGACTAGTCAGAGCTTACATTAGTTTCTATGTAATAAACAAACTGGATAGACTGTATTATAGTCTACAAACTATGGACCTAGTACAAGTAGATACAACAGAAAACATACATTTACCACATAACACCTTATTTCAGCATTTAGGGCACTGAGATGAATGCATACTTACCCATGTGGAGATTATCTTCAGCAGGATCATCGAGAACCTACAATTTGAAAGTGTAAATCTATTAAATTAATACAACTGCATGTAACAGTAGAACCTTTTAAATCTTCCACTTATGTATGTGTGTTCACCTCCACCAAATTGACAATGTTAAGGTGGTCTAGTTTCTTCAGGATGGCGATCTCCTGGTAGGCTCTCTCCAGTGGCCCCAGGGGTTTGGGTTGCAGTCCCTGTTCTGTGCTGGCTCCTCGAGGAGGGGGACGCCCTATAACCAACCGCCattatatatagtgatatatatagtggTGAGCATCACCAGTTCATGTTCATATCGGTTCTAAAGCACATACTTAAAAGGACTTAAAAGGAAAAATTTCACCTACGAGGAAATCCACACATCTTCATCAACTTCTTTTTTGAAAAAACTTTCATTGCCTATGAAAGGAAAGACATGATCAGTTTGCTCCTATGGTATAAGAGCCAATCAGGCCAAAACAGAGAGTTGAGTAACTGTACATGTCTCTGCTTCCACAAAGGGGATGATAAGGGATGGAATGTGCAGAGCTGAAAAGATGCTTACATAGTATTGTTCATCATCTTCATTGTAAGCTAATCTCACCACCCCATATGAGCCCTACAATAGAAAAAGAAGAAAGTCTGACAGAATCATTTTTACTTATTACACAAGAATGCTTTATGAAAAAATGTTTTCTCTTGTTGGACAAATTCAGCATCTAGTTTTGATATCCAGTTTTGTACCAGACTGAGTATTCTAACTTTTATTTTCTTACCTTTCCAATCTCATCCTTCAACTTGTATTGGTTGAGCTGGATACAATTCTAGGGAGAAACAAAGTGAAGGGTATTTAGTGGTGGGATATTGCACATTGACTACACATTATTTAGGCTCATGCCTATTTATTTTGAGACTTCATAGAtgaatcccaaatggaaccctatgccCCATATACTGtttcctgaatggcaccctattcccttatgggcccttgtcaaaggtagtacactatataaggaatagggtgccatttgggacacagccctgacctccatttgggatgcagccttgaTCTCTGACCTGGGAATCTGAGATGGACACCCGCTTGGACTCGATGGTGGGCTGTCGGGCCTCTCGCGGCTGGGTCGATCGCTCCTGCAATGATAGCTTCCTGTCTGACAATGACAGCTTCCGGCGCGCTGGTGCAGGGGGCCTTCGGTGACTGTTGGGAGGGGTCATCCGGTTGGATGCCATGCTCATGGCGGCCACCATGTCGGCCAGCTCTGCATTGTGCTCAGAGTCCAGCTCTGCCAGTCCATCAGTGTCTTCACTCATGGCTGTCCCTGTCCTTGTCCCAGTCCCGGTTTAATCACAGAGAAAGGTCAGAGATGTCACAGGGTCCAGCTAATTAGATAATTAACATTAAATTGTACATTTTAACCGACATTCACTAACGTtctgtacttgtacatcaagctgtttcatgctacagaaacaggagattctGCTGTAGAGATTCTGCCCTCAGACAAGGCTTACTTAATTAACCAACATTCAACTGTAACATCTCCCTGAAATGGGAGACTACACTAACCTGGCTTTTCAACTTTGAACATATTTTCCAAACTTAATTTTGTAGAATTTAGGCATGCACATTAAGGTATTGCTCATTAAGGCATGCACATTAAGGCATGCACATTAAGGCATGCACATTAAGGCATGCACATTAACTAGCTTATTATTTAACAGGGTAAATAAGAAGGAAAAAAACGATATATCAATTGAATGAACTGTAATTGGCTTGTACATTTCTACATGTACAATACAAAACTAAATGACTATGACTTTTCATGCAAATAATATGTCTAAACACATCATAGATGACAACCACCTGAGCTCTGCTGCCTACCGATTCCTGTCAACACAAATAGCACTAACTGCAAATCCCTCCCAAATCTACCACTAAAACTTTCACACCTACAAAAATCAGATTTTCTGCAGCAAACATAGCAAATTACACAAAGGAAGCATTTTCATATTATAGTTGTTTTACTTACACACAGCTTGTGGATCCTACATTGCCTGTCAGTGTGGATGAGCTTCATGGTCTGTTCTGCTGATGTTTAAGAGAGAAAACCCCTTTGAGTCTCAGATCAGGACTTTCACTACTGAGCCAAAGACTGTAGGATTACTCCAGCCTTAAGGATAAATCCTTGCTGTATTTAGCCTCATTAAGGTTATTCAGAGGGTAGCCATCAGTATTTACATTGATAAACTTCACCCCTGGCCAGTGCAACAGGGGAAAAAGGTAAATGATTGGACATTAGGAATCATGAGGACATTaggtgtgcgtcccaaatggcaccatattccctatctagtgcactacttttgaccaaacacctatgggctctggttaaaagaagtgcactatatagggaaaatggTACAATTTGGGACACATCTTATGAGTTACGGCCCGGAAACAGTTTGATCTAACAGAGACTGGAGATTGATGTTAGGAAAACCACTGGAAGTGAAGGATGACCATTGGTGGTGGAACAACCTATGCTTTCTGTGATTTCTCTATGGACAATGCTATATACATAATGGGAGTTTGCCGAGCTGAGTGCCCAAGGAGGTTCTTAAGCTTGCTGTTTACCTCAGAGCAAATTGGCTCAAGTGTTACATAAAACCCCTGGAGAGAAGTTTCCAACACTGAacatagaatacctatcaaccaGAAATCTTTGAAGATATTGCTTGTTTGGATAAGTTCTAATACAAAAATATACAATTGTAACAAAATATttgaaatacaaaataaaagcTATTGGATAATTGCAATCAATCCAGTTTATGCCCAAATAACATTTCAGGTATAACCTATTCCTAAATTCTTTAATTATCACTCTCACAGCCAATGCAACATTAATCACataatctacagtaactacaaagGCAGATgaactgactttgctgataacttgtcatgtttgtcatttattatcatgtcttgtccctgtgctccccattctattcgtttccctctgctggtcttatttggttctttccctctttctatccctctctctccccctccctctctcactctctcgctctctcttctctctatcgttccgttcctgctcccagctgttcctattcccctaatcatcatttagtcttcccacacctgttcccgatcctttcccctgattagagtccctatttattcctttgtgttccgttcctgtcccgtcggttccttgtttagtattcaccatgctgtgattgtgtttcgccctgtcctgtcgtgttttttgccttcatcagatgctgcgtgtgagcaggtgtctctgtctactacggcctgcgcctacccgaagcgacctgcagtctgtggccgcttctcttgttattcccctctacagactagaggatttctgttattccctgtttggacttgaataaactctgtttctattaagtcgcttttgggtcctctatcacctgcatgacagaaggaaccgaccaaggaatggacccagcgacttcagacgctcgttacactgccgtcgagatccaaggagccatgctcggcagacacgagcaggaattgtctgctgctcgccatgccgtggagaacctggccgctcaggtttccgacctctctggacagttccagagtctacgtctcgtgccacctgttacttcctggcctgccgagcctccagaacctagggttaataacccaccttgctactccgggcagcccactgagtgccgctcctttctcacgcagtgtgagattgtgttctctctccaacccaacacatactctagagagagagctcgggttgcttacgtcatttcactccttactggccgggctcgagaatggggcacagctatctgggaggcaagggctgattgctctaacaagttccagaactttaaagaggagatgattcgggtttttgaccgttcagtttttggtagggaggcttctagggccctggcttccttatgccaaggtgaacggtccataacggattattctattgagtttcgcactcttgctgcctctagtgagtggaacgagccggcgctgctcgctcgttttctggagggactccacgcagtggttaaggatgagattctctcccgggaggttccatcagatgtggactctttgattgctctcgccatccgcatagaacgacgggtagatcttcgtcaccgggctcgtggaagagagctcgcatcaacggtgtttccctgctccgcatcgcaaccatctccctcctctggctttgagactgagcccatgcagctgggagggattcgcatctcgactaaggagagggaacggaggatcaccaaccgcctgtgcctctattgcggagttgctggacattttgttaattcatgtccagtaagaggccagagcccatcagtaagcggagggctactggtgagcgctactactcaggtcccttcatctagatct
This DNA window, taken from Oncorhynchus gorbuscha isolate QuinsamMale2020 ecotype Even-year linkage group LG13, OgorEven_v1.0, whole genome shotgun sequence, encodes the following:
- the LOC123993929 gene encoding calcium/calmodulin-dependent protein kinase kinase 1-like, which gives rise to MSEDTDGLAELDSEHNAELADMVAAMSMASNRMTPPNSHRRPPAPARRKLSLSDRKLSLQERSTQPREARQPTIESKRVSISDSQNCIQLNQYKLKDEIGKGSYGVVRLAYNEDDEQYYAMKVFSKKKLMKMCGFPRRPPPRGASTEQGLQPKPLGPLERAYQEIAILKKLDHLNIVNLVEVLDDPAEDNLHMAFELMPKGPVMEVPSDTPFTEGQARFYFRDIILGIEYLHYQKIIHRDIKPSNLLLGDNGHVKIADFGVSNQFEGSDALLSSSAGTPAFMAPEMMTDHEQSFTGKALDVWAMGITLYCFVYGKCPFIDEYIIGLHNKIRNRPVEFPDMPDVCKELKDLIVRMLDKNPYTRITIPEIKEHPWVTEDGTDLLPLEEEHCTVVEVTEEEVQNSIKLIPSLSAVILVKSMLRKRSFSNPFVCQNRRAERSMSAPGGFLADSWGILESKVHPSLRKSSRVAELDGNVEGELEDLTEDDGTFA